The sequence CATATTGGAATGATCAAATATTTTATCTGTTATTACAATTTAGCATTACATGTTTAGAACTACCTAATTTTTGTTAATTTTATCATTTTTATTGAGAGATAAAATGATTTTAACCTATTCCGCGCACTCTTCTCTTTTTTCCGGTCGCATTTTATTTAATTCTTTTAATGCAAGCAACTGATACTAATCCTGTAACAAATAAAGTAGGCGTTCGCTTTCATAACTGGTTAGGGGCTTTTGTTTGCAATATTCTAGCTAAATTCGGCCTTGCAAGCGACATTATTGCGGCAACAATTAATGGACGCGCGCTTTACCTGAATAAGGGAAGCGTTAAGAAGTGGTGTGAAAAACATGAATAGCAATTCAAAGAGGGTTTCTAATTAAAAAATTTCAAAGTTAAATTACTGTTCTTTTTATAAAAAATAAGAAAGTAGGATAATTCCGTTTCTTCCAAACTTCATTTTTTTTTCGCCATCGGGTAAACTTATGTCACTTTAAGTTATTAGATAAGGAAGTTAAGCCATGCTTATTACATTGAAAGATCAATCATCCATTGAGCTTCCGGAAGGAAGCACTGCCAAAGATTTAGCAGATAAATTAAATCTAAAAGGACCAAGCGAAGCATTGGGAGCATCTGTGAACGGCAAGACGGTTGACCTTTCCCATTCTCTCAAGCATGGCGATCACGTCATTTTATGGAATTTTGAAGATCCGGAAGGAAAAGAAATTTTTTGGCATACATCAGCCCACGTATTAGCCCAAGCCATTTTGCGCATTTGGCCGGATGCTCAGCCCACAATCGGTCCGCCTATTGAGAGCGGATTTTACTACGATTTCGCCAATTTGACCATTTCCGATGCAGATTTTGAGCGCATTGAAAAAGAAATGCAGGCCATTGTAGCGGCCAATTATGTCTCGCAACGCGAAGTGCTGCCCTCCAAAGAAGAGGCGCTGCGCTTATTTGCCCATAATCCCTACAAGTGCGAACTGATCAACAGCTTTGAAGAAGGAAGCCCCTTAACGGCTTACCGCCAAGGAGAATTTTTCGATCTCTGCCGCGGCCCCCATTTGTTCAATTTGGGCAAACTCAAGGCAATCAAAGTCATGAAAACAGCTGGGGCTTACTGGAGAGGGGATGCCAATAACGAAATGCTCACCCGCATTTATGCCATTTCTTTTCCCGATCGCAAAATGCTGAAAGACTATCTGCAGCAGCTTGAAGAAGCCAAAAAGCGTGACCACAAAGTTTTGGGACCAAAGCTCGATCTTTTCTCACTCAAGGAAGAAGCCCCCGGCATGCCTTTTATTCATCCCAAAGGCCTCATCATTTGGAATCAGCTCGTTGCCTATATCCGTGAATGCTTGAGCCGCAACAACTATGTCGAGATTAAAACGCCGACCATGATGACTCGTGAGCTGTGGGAAACCTCCGGACACTGGAGCAACTATCGCCAAAATATGTTTACTTCTCAAATCGAGGAACGCGACTTTGCCATCAAGCCCATGAACTGCCCCGGATGCATGCTTTATTATCGCAGCCATACCCACAGCTATCGCGAGTTGCCCTTGCGCATCGCAGAAATTGGAAACGTGCACCGCTATGAGCCCTCCGGATCGCTTTCCGGCCTCTTTAGAGTGCGCAGCTTCCACCAAGATGATGCCCATATCTTCATGAAACCCACCGATATTGAGGGCGAAATTTCTGCCGTTTTAGCGCTTGCCGATGAAATTTACTCGACTTTCGGCCTGTCTTATCGCTTAGAGCTATCTACTCGTCCAGAGAAGAATACCATTGGAACAGACGAGGAATGGGAAATTGCGACAGCCGGATTGAAAGGCGCTTTGGACAAAACAGGCAGAGAGTACCGCATCAACGAAGGCGACGGCGCTTTTTACGGCCCCAAGATCGATTTTCACATTCGCGACGCCATCAACCGTAGCTGGCAGTGCGGCACCATTCAGCTTGACATGGCACTTCCGGATAAATTCGAGCTCGAATACACCGCTCAAGACGGAACTCGCAAACGTCCAGTCATGATTCACCGCGCCATTTTCGGCTCGATCGAACGCTTCCTGGGCATTTTGATTGAGCACTATGCAGGCAAATTCCCGCTCTGGTTAAGCCCAAGTCAGATCCGCTTGATTACGGTAGCTGACCGCCATGAGCCCTATGCCCAACAGCTGGCACAGCGCTTCAAGCAGGCAGGCTTCCACGTGGAAGTCGACAGCTCCAGCGAATCGGTCAGCAAAAAGGTCCGCAATGCCCAGCTGTCTCAATTCAACTATATCTTGACCGTTGGCGATCAAGAGATGGAGCACCAGACAGCGAATTTGCGCACCCGGGACAATGTCGTGCACGGAGAAATTCAAATCGACGAATTTATCCAAAAGATCGACCAAGAGAGGCAGCAACGCCTTCAAACATCCCCTTATGCGTCTCAGTCAGCAACAGAAAGGACATAACCTATGCAAACGATTGCCATTAGCAGCTTCAAAGGAGGAACAGCCAAAACCTCTACAGCTCTGCATTTGGGAGCTGCTTTGTCAAAGTTTCACAAAAAGAAAGTGTTGCTCATCGATTTCGATGCCCAAGCCAATCTCACCACGGGCTTGGGCTTTGATCCCGATGAAAATGACAGCTTAGCCCCTGTTCTACAAGGCAATAAAACACTTTCCGACGTCATTAAAAAGACGGACATCTCTTCTTTGGATTTAATTCCAGCCGATACGTGGCTGGAAAGGGTAGAGGTGACCGGGAATTTGGCAGCTGACCGTTATTCACATGAAAAACTGCGCGATCTGCTCCGCCCCCTTCAGTATGACTTTGCCATCATCGACACCCCTCCCTCCCTTTGCTGGCTGACGGAGTCCGCCTTGATTGCCGCTCAGCACACGCTCGTTTGCGTCACACCTGAGTTTTATAGCGTCAAAGGGTTGGAGCGCTTGAGTCAATTTATGGACAGCATCGGCCAGCGGCATCCCTTAAATGTCTTGGGCGTCGTCCTCTCTTTTTGGAACGCGCGCGGAAAAAGCAACCAAGCTTTCCTGGAAGTGATCGAGCGCACTTTTCCCAATAAGGCCTTGCAGAATAAAATTCGACGGGATATTTCAGTTTCGGAAGCCTCCATTTATGGGAAACCGGTATTCGATACCGATCCAGATAGCCGTGCGGCAGAAGATTACTTGGCCGTCGCCAAAGAACTTCTTCAACGCTTATAAACCTCGCATGTAAAGCCGTTTTACATCTAAAATTGATTTGAACCCAAGGATATGGACATGGCCGACGTCAACTCGATCCTCACGCAGCGCATCAAAAAATCCCCGCATACGTCCAAAATGGCGGCAATGGCCCAGCAATCAGCGACTGGCAACCTGACAAGTTTTGCCGGCGTTTTCAGCGTTTCAGAGCTGAGCGATAAAGAGAAGCTTGCATTAGAAGGGCTTTTAACGGCCTATGCGCAAGAAGAGAGCAATGTGCAGGTAGATCTTCAAACGCTGATTTCCTTAACTTCAGAGGTTAAGGCCATTAATAACCAAGCGGCTATTCTTCATGGAGAACGGATTAAAAAAGCCCATCAGCTGCTGATCCGTTACCGCGATGGAGCCTTTACAGCTTGGCTGATTGCCGCTTATGGTAACCGCCAAACACCTTATAATTTAATGCAATATTATGACTTCTGGGAGGCAATGCCCAAAGCTTTGCGGCCGCAAATTGAAGAAATGCCGCGCCAAGCCGTTTATGTCCTGGCCAGCCGCACGGGCAGTTTGGAGAAAAAGCAGGAAATCGTTGCCAATTATCGCGGCGAATCTAAAACAGACCTTCTGACAGTCATCCGCCATGCCTTTCCTTTAGACCAGGAAGACAAACGACAGCAAAAAATGGGAGCGGGCTTAATTCAAGGCCTGCAGCGGCTCTATCAACAATTCAAACAATGTCCTTGCGAGCTGAGTGCCGCGCAAAAAGAACAAGTAAACGCTCTTTTGCAACAAATCCAGCAGCTGATTGCTTAGGCAGCGAATGGATTTAACGTTTTAAACCTAATGAGTATAAAGATTCAATCAAGCGAAGAGGTCACCATGGCAAAACACACTTTTACGCCTTTTGTATTAGAACCAAGCTGGCAAAAAGTGATGAAAGAAGAGCTTAGTCAGCCGTATGTGGCGGAATTGGCTGCTTTTGTGGAAAAAGAATATGCCTCCTCTCCCAAGCCTATTTATCCGCCGCGCGACCTCATTTTTAATGCTTTTCAACAAACGCCTTTTCATAAAACCCAAGTGCTTTTGATGGGACAGGATCCTTATCACGGCCCAGGACAAGCCCATGGCTTGAGCTTTAGCGTTCCCAAAGGCGTGAAGCCCCCTCCTTCTTTGCAAAATATCTTTAAAGAACTGGAATCCGATGTGCATATTCCCCGGCCTTCCAATGGCTGTTTAATCCCTTGGGCAAAGCAAGGCATTCTGCTGCTCAATGCCACTTTAACAGTTCGGCAAGGCGAGCCGCTTTCTCATCACGGCAGGGGATGGGAACACTTCACGGACGCAGTTGTCCGCAAATTGCAAGAAAGAGAAGATCCCGTCATTTTTGTTCTATGGGGAAAATCAGCTCAAGACAAGTGCCGCTTCTTGCGCGAATCAGGCATGCCCTCGCGTCACTTTATTTTGACCGCGGCCCATCCTTCCCCTTATTCCGCCAATAATGGCTTCTTTGGTTGCCGCCATTTTTCCAAGATCAATGAATTGCTCGAACAGCAAGGGAAAACGCCTAT comes from Candidatus Protochlamydia phocaeensis and encodes:
- the thrS gene encoding threonine--tRNA ligase; protein product: MLITLKDQSSIELPEGSTAKDLADKLNLKGPSEALGASVNGKTVDLSHSLKHGDHVILWNFEDPEGKEIFWHTSAHVLAQAILRIWPDAQPTIGPPIESGFYYDFANLTISDADFERIEKEMQAIVAANYVSQREVLPSKEEALRLFAHNPYKCELINSFEEGSPLTAYRQGEFFDLCRGPHLFNLGKLKAIKVMKTAGAYWRGDANNEMLTRIYAISFPDRKMLKDYLQQLEEAKKRDHKVLGPKLDLFSLKEEAPGMPFIHPKGLIIWNQLVAYIRECLSRNNYVEIKTPTMMTRELWETSGHWSNYRQNMFTSQIEERDFAIKPMNCPGCMLYYRSHTHSYRELPLRIAEIGNVHRYEPSGSLSGLFRVRSFHQDDAHIFMKPTDIEGEISAVLALADEIYSTFGLSYRLELSTRPEKNTIGTDEEWEIATAGLKGALDKTGREYRINEGDGAFYGPKIDFHIRDAINRSWQCGTIQLDMALPDKFELEYTAQDGTRKRPVMIHRAIFGSIERFLGILIEHYAGKFPLWLSPSQIRLITVADRHEPYAQQLAQRFKQAGFHVEVDSSSESVSKKVRNAQLSQFNYILTVGDQEMEHQTANLRTRDNVVHGEIQIDEFIQKIDQERQQRLQTSPYASQSATERT
- a CDS encoding ParA family protein, with product MQTIAISSFKGGTAKTSTALHLGAALSKFHKKKVLLIDFDAQANLTTGLGFDPDENDSLAPVLQGNKTLSDVIKKTDISSLDLIPADTWLERVEVTGNLAADRYSHEKLRDLLRPLQYDFAIIDTPPSLCWLTESALIAAQHTLVCVTPEFYSVKGLERLSQFMDSIGQRHPLNVLGVVLSFWNARGKSNQAFLEVIERTFPNKALQNKIRRDISVSEASIYGKPVFDTDPDSRAAEDYLAVAKELLQRL
- a CDS encoding CT583 family protein → MADVNSILTQRIKKSPHTSKMAAMAQQSATGNLTSFAGVFSVSELSDKEKLALEGLLTAYAQEESNVQVDLQTLISLTSEVKAINNQAAILHGERIKKAHQLLIRYRDGAFTAWLIAAYGNRQTPYNLMQYYDFWEAMPKALRPQIEEMPRQAVYVLASRTGSLEKKQEIVANYRGESKTDLLTVIRHAFPLDQEDKRQQKMGAGLIQGLQRLYQQFKQCPCELSAAQKEQVNALLQQIQQLIA
- the ung gene encoding uracil-DNA glycosylase, with translation MAKHTFTPFVLEPSWQKVMKEELSQPYVAELAAFVEKEYASSPKPIYPPRDLIFNAFQQTPFHKTQVLLMGQDPYHGPGQAHGLSFSVPKGVKPPPSLQNIFKELESDVHIPRPSNGCLIPWAKQGILLLNATLTVRQGEPLSHHGRGWEHFTDAVVRKLQEREDPVIFVLWGKSAQDKCRFLRESGMPSRHFILTAAHPSPYSANNGFFGCRHFSKINELLEQQGKTPIFWPLED